In Pseudoalteromonas shioyasakiensis, one DNA window encodes the following:
- a CDS encoding Ig-like domain-containing protein: MLSTIIKYLYLIALIAPMSILAMPITIIAPTQTFTLDVEPSDSIETVKGLVEQQTSIEQARQIITFNGQTLENGRSLSDYNVQKNSTLNVTKSNEAPSLSVSAWELVGSAKFAGSSKSGIHSRIRLDANDVPWVIFADTSTKNGSVMKFNGTDWEYVGNKNIANGNIYYTDLIFDSNNTPYVSFADEGNSGRLRVLSFDGSTWNDVGSLISSGLGFFSNLAFDNNGVLHIVYNDSNFSNKAVLKKYNGAKWVGIGVEGFSPSKVGYTDLAFDSTNTPYVSFRDFSLASSGASVMSFNGLSWGYVGEAGISNVDANYTTIAIDSKDNVLLSAPTENSRFTKGLTLYKFDGTSWTSLHENITGNEVFYPDFVLGENDIPFIFATDYGVDPARGSVVTYQNSTWQFVGARGFTEKFTDFNRIALDSQNTPYVFYADGSSIALGTVKKFTSTSFSDSSNSINQGESIGNPLQGVKVSDNDSDSILLTISLSDTNAGDFSGSASGSAVYNFDASSGVLTISGSVSDVNASIDNLTFTLDSNYTGEFTFTSELIDGTESASPVTLTYNVVKVNKAPSISVNKGLLIDEGAAKVISTLNLSATDPDDSGTGLTFTLKSVPTNGSLFVDANDNGSLDSGEGLALNSTFTQQTLDDSILYYEHNGSETTSDSFNFDLADGGEDSAEPITNQMFSITITPVNDLPVIESEPVTVVQAGQSYTYKIIVTDAENDEIIITVSFGDSYPHWIGYNATTRTITGFPEQLDIGTYPITIYVTENGVEKLKQEYSLNVIRKNEAPVITSSAPVWATEDTEYLYSVKASDADMGDTLTFSAIGLPSWLTMDAKSGVLSGTPTNDDLGTHAVAVVVTDSLNASDKQDFVINVANVNDKPTITSSPVITATEGELYSYKFTAVDVDPGDSITYSGLNLPSWLTFNSVSQILSGTPTNENVGKHAITLLAVDSKKETSTQKFTLTVMNVNDAPVISSTPITTATEDSIYNYTLSATDVDKGDTLTYSAKTLPSWLSLNAATGLVSGTPSNDDVGTHTVSLTVTDSAKESDSQMFSITVENVNDAPVFSSTPITTATEDEQYSYTVSATDVDADDSLSYTALGMPSWLTFDDTTLTLSGTPTNDDVGTYNITLIVTDASKEEAKQEFTLNVVNVNDVPDVHDDKASVDEDNSVAINILENDSDVDNDLNPASVRVVTAPTLGKTSLNTANGVITYTPNENVNGSDSFTYTVDDLENGRSAIATVSITINPVNDAPFAKIDTAITEEDMAIEIDVALNDSDLDEGDSLDLSSLEVVTAPENGKASVQNKRILYTPNTDFNGSDTFTYRVADESGAMSNQASVMVTVGEVNDAPIALNDVAELDEDASIELSILDNDLDVDSDLTIDNVTITQAPAHGKVSINSASGTISYKPNADFFGSDSFTYSVKDDQSLISNIAEVKLTVNSVNDAPVANNDVAQLLEDTAHSINVLGNDLDVDGSLNKSSLEVFTEPEHGSTQIVDGMISYTPNANSNGEDSFSYRVKDDLGIWSNNATVFITVTAVNDAPLANNDATQIDEDESVIIDVTGNDSDVDGSIDEDSVKIVTEPAFGNIINNIDGTVTYTPVSNYVGFDSFTYSVVDNEGAESNTASVTITVLAVNDAPLIESAPVTSATQDEAYSYVLVVNDVDSADSYKLSATELPSWLDFNPDTGELSGTPSNDDVGTHVVTLLVTDAEGLTDTQTFVITVADVNDEATGGISISGEAKQGETLRVESTIEDADGLGEFTYQWMRNGVLITGATLSEYMLTDADIGATITVVVTYVDGNGNTETFTSGATSPVIIANVAPVASGEQFSTNEDESITFTLGYFDENGDELTFNLVTPVSNGTLTMDANRFMYQPNADFSGSDSFSYSVSDGVLTSELATVTIVVNPVNDAPVATPDNFTVNADLNEYVVLDVLANDIDVDGDALTLVKALASVGSIRIVDNKLEYLPPVGLNADVTITYQIKDASGEVIDVTLIVKVVSTVSDITITAPEDKTIASEGLFTKVNMGTAVALDSLGNPVRVTASSKGFFASGTHTVVWSAGEGSDQVTATQLIHVIPQVNFSKDQTATEGTSVIIKAILNGDAVTYPVVVPFTVSGDAIMGDDHDLSEGEFTFKQGQREAQLIVNLVEDDLPENTETLTVHFQEPKNAVVGPLGSHTLTIAEGNVAPSVELFAAQQGVGTRLIDKQAGEVTISALVTDANLADIHVFDWQVSDEAIIDADVIDDQLSFDPSILAEGVYEFMVTVDDGDKTGTVKLSLTVLDSLPELSAIDSDFDGINDDEEGYADSDNDGIPDYLDASSLATNVVQEKLVESEFFLMETEPGLHFSLGNVAFKASGSNTAITEDDAVKYGHNGLGANADDGFDYISGVFDFNVNEIPVAGQSVSIVIAQFSPIPSNAVYRKLMPTGWTEFAVDSRNSIASAQGAEGFCPPPQDAQYTQGLTEGHWCVQLTIEDGGPNDADGQVNRAIEDPSGIATLDTNNSQPVAMDDVMTVKRNISAYLDVLANDTDADGDLLTLTSATVDIGEVSIVNNELHFSPQAEHLGTATINYGVSDGNGGSAFAAVTVEVVENTAPQVSAIIDVTTDDQNPINIDIVGNVTDDDNNDFTIISASANNGVVVINDDGTLTYTPNVGFDGTDTVTFIISDGDGGTTQGQFNVVVKAYKKVIVEHKTSGGALPLSLISLLLLLAFIRCYQYRARR; the protein is encoded by the coding sequence ATGCTATCAACAATTATTAAATACCTATACCTCATAGCGCTTATTGCGCCTATGTCTATATTGGCTATGCCGATTACAATTATCGCACCTACTCAGACCTTCACACTCGATGTTGAGCCAAGCGACAGCATTGAAACGGTAAAAGGCCTTGTTGAGCAGCAGACGAGTATTGAGCAAGCTCGGCAGATCATCACCTTTAATGGTCAAACATTAGAAAATGGTCGTTCGTTGTCAGATTACAATGTGCAAAAAAATTCAACACTTAATGTAACCAAATCGAATGAAGCGCCTAGCTTGAGCGTTAGTGCCTGGGAATTAGTTGGCAGTGCTAAATTCGCGGGGTCATCTAAAAGTGGTATCCATTCAAGAATTAGGCTTGATGCTAACGATGTGCCTTGGGTAATTTTCGCTGATACATCAACGAAAAATGGCAGTGTCATGAAGTTCAATGGTACAGATTGGGAGTATGTCGGAAATAAAAATATTGCAAATGGAAACATTTATTACACAGATCTAATTTTTGATAGTAATAATACTCCGTACGTTTCTTTTGCTGATGAAGGTAACTCTGGCAGGCTAAGAGTGTTGAGTTTTGATGGGAGTACTTGGAATGATGTAGGTTCACTTATATCGAGCGGCTTAGGTTTTTTCTCTAATTTAGCATTTGATAATAATGGTGTCTTACATATTGTTTATAACGATAGCAATTTCAGCAATAAAGCTGTTTTAAAAAAATATAATGGTGCTAAATGGGTAGGGATTGGTGTTGAAGGGTTTTCACCTTCAAAAGTTGGTTATACTGATCTTGCTTTTGATAGCACAAATACTCCTTACGTTTCATTTAGAGACTTTTCTCTAGCTTCCTCTGGTGCTTCAGTTATGTCGTTTAATGGCTTATCTTGGGGATATGTAGGCGAAGCAGGTATTTCAAATGTCGATGCAAACTACACGACAATAGCAATTGACAGCAAAGACAATGTTTTATTGAGTGCTCCAACTGAGAACAGCCGATTTACAAAGGGGCTTACACTTTATAAATTTGATGGCACAAGCTGGACATCACTTCACGAGAATATCACAGGTAATGAAGTATTTTATCCTGATTTTGTATTGGGGGAAAACGACATTCCCTTTATATTTGCCACAGACTATGGAGTTGATCCAGCAAGAGGGAGTGTTGTAACTTATCAAAATAGCACTTGGCAGTTTGTTGGAGCTAGGGGATTTACCGAAAAGTTCACTGACTTTAACCGTATAGCCCTTGATAGCCAAAACACACCTTATGTTTTTTATGCCGACGGTAGCTCAATTGCGTTAGGCACTGTAAAAAAATTTACTTCAACATCATTCTCTGATTCATCTAATTCTATTAATCAAGGAGAATCAATAGGAAACCCGCTTCAAGGTGTAAAAGTTTCTGATAATGATAGCGATAGTATTTTATTAACCATTTCACTTTCGGATACTAATGCAGGTGACTTTTCAGGTAGTGCTAGTGGAAGCGCAGTTTATAACTTTGATGCAAGTTCAGGTGTATTAACAATCTCGGGCAGTGTCAGTGATGTAAATGCGAGTATTGATAACTTAACCTTTACTCTTGATAGTAACTACACAGGTGAATTCACATTCACGAGCGAACTGATTGATGGCACTGAGAGCGCCTCGCCTGTAACTTTAACTTATAACGTAGTTAAAGTTAACAAAGCCCCGTCTATTAGTGTTAATAAAGGCCTTTTAATTGATGAAGGTGCAGCAAAAGTAATTTCTACTTTGAATTTATCTGCAACTGATCCTGATGACTCTGGTACAGGGCTTACATTTACGCTTAAATCAGTACCTACTAATGGCAGCTTGTTTGTAGATGCCAATGATAATGGCAGTTTAGACTCAGGTGAGGGACTTGCATTAAACTCAACGTTTACCCAGCAAACACTAGATGATTCTATTCTTTATTATGAGCATAATGGTAGTGAAACTACGTCAGATAGTTTTAATTTCGACTTAGCTGATGGGGGAGAAGACTCTGCCGAACCAATAACAAATCAAATGTTTAGTATCACAATTACGCCGGTTAATGATCTACCCGTCATTGAATCTGAACCTGTTACAGTTGTGCAAGCTGGTCAGTCATATACATATAAAATTATAGTAACCGATGCTGAAAATGATGAGATAATAATAACGGTTTCTTTCGGCGACTCCTATCCTCACTGGATCGGATATAATGCGACAACGAGAACGATAACAGGTTTTCCAGAGCAATTGGATATTGGCACTTACCCTATCACGATTTATGTAACTGAAAATGGAGTTGAAAAACTTAAACAAGAATATTCTTTAAATGTAATCCGCAAGAACGAGGCACCTGTGATAACATCTTCAGCTCCGGTTTGGGCAACTGAAGACACTGAATATTTATATTCAGTTAAGGCAAGTGATGCCGATATGGGTGATACGCTTACATTTAGTGCAATTGGTCTACCTAGTTGGTTAACAATGGATGCTAAATCTGGCGTTTTATCAGGCACGCCGACAAATGATGATTTAGGCACGCATGCGGTTGCAGTGGTTGTAACAGATTCTTTAAATGCATCTGACAAGCAGGATTTTGTGATTAATGTTGCTAATGTAAATGATAAACCAACTATCACATCTAGCCCTGTCATAACAGCAACAGAGGGCGAGCTCTATAGTTATAAGTTTACTGCAGTAGATGTTGATCCTGGTGATTCGATCACATACTCAGGTTTAAATCTGCCTTCTTGGTTAACCTTTAATAGTGTCAGCCAAATCTTAAGTGGTACTCCCACGAACGAAAATGTTGGGAAACATGCGATTACCTTGCTTGCTGTTGATTCAAAGAAAGAAACAAGTACTCAGAAGTTTACGTTGACGGTAATGAATGTAAATGATGCACCTGTTATTTCGTCAACACCTATCACAACAGCGACAGAGGACAGCATTTATAACTATACATTGAGTGCAACTGATGTTGACAAAGGCGATACGCTGACTTATTCAGCTAAGACGCTTCCTAGTTGGTTAAGCTTAAATGCTGCGACAGGTTTAGTGTCTGGTACGCCAAGCAATGATGATGTTGGCACGCATACGGTAAGTTTAACGGTTACTGATAGTGCAAAAGAGTCTGATTCTCAAATGTTTTCTATTACCGTTGAGAATGTAAACGATGCCCCTGTATTTTCATCTACGCCGATTACAACCGCAACCGAAGATGAGCAGTACAGCTATACCGTTTCTGCAACTGATGTGGATGCTGATGATAGTCTTTCTTATACAGCTCTTGGTATGCCAAGCTGGTTAACCTTTGATGATACTACACTTACCCTGAGCGGCACACCCACGAATGATGATGTAGGTACGTACAACATTACGCTTATTGTCACTGATGCAAGTAAAGAGGAAGCAAAGCAGGAGTTTACCCTGAATGTTGTGAATGTTAATGATGTGCCAGATGTACATGATGATAAAGCAAGCGTTGATGAAGATAATAGTGTTGCTATTAATATTTTAGAGAACGATTCAGATGTTGATAATGACTTAAACCCTGCCAGTGTTCGCGTAGTAACAGCACCAACGCTTGGTAAAACGAGTTTAAATACTGCGAATGGGGTTATTACCTATACGCCGAATGAAAATGTCAATGGCTCTGATTCTTTCACTTATACCGTCGATGATTTAGAAAATGGGCGCTCAGCTATTGCGACTGTTTCTATTACCATCAACCCGGTTAATGATGCACCATTTGCTAAAATTGATACGGCCATAACTGAAGAAGACATGGCAATTGAAATTGATGTCGCACTAAACGATTCAGATTTAGATGAAGGTGATTCACTCGATTTATCTAGTTTAGAAGTCGTCACAGCGCCAGAAAATGGTAAGGCGAGTGTGCAAAACAAGCGTATTCTTTATACCCCAAACACGGACTTTAATGGCAGTGACACATTTACATATCGTGTGGCAGATGAATCTGGAGCCATGTCTAATCAGGCCAGCGTAATGGTCACAGTAGGTGAAGTTAATGATGCGCCAATTGCATTAAACGATGTAGCTGAGCTTGATGAAGATGCCTCGATTGAGCTGTCGATTTTAGACAATGACCTTGATGTAGATAGCGATTTAACAATTGACAATGTGACTATTACCCAAGCACCAGCACACGGTAAAGTCAGCATTAATAGTGCATCAGGAACCATCAGTTATAAACCAAACGCTGATTTCTTTGGCAGCGATAGCTTTACTTATAGCGTGAAAGATGACCAATCATTAATCTCAAATATCGCCGAAGTGAAATTAACCGTGAATAGTGTGAATGATGCACCAGTGGCTAATAATGATGTTGCTCAATTGCTCGAAGATACAGCTCATAGCATTAATGTACTGGGTAACGACTTAGATGTAGATGGTTCGCTTAATAAATCAAGCCTTGAGGTTTTTACTGAGCCAGAACATGGTAGTACACAAATTGTTGACGGCATGATCAGCTATACGCCTAATGCTAATAGCAATGGTGAAGACAGCTTTAGTTATCGTGTTAAAGATGATTTGGGTATTTGGTCAAATAATGCAACTGTATTCATCACAGTAACAGCTGTGAATGATGCACCGCTGGCAAATAATGATGCAACACAAATTGATGAAGATGAGAGCGTTATCATCGATGTGACAGGCAATGATTCTGATGTCGATGGTAGTATTGACGAGGACTCAGTTAAGATTGTTACTGAACCTGCATTTGGTAACATTATCAATAATATAGATGGTACAGTTACTTATACCCCAGTTAGCAATTACGTCGGCTTTGATAGCTTTACTTACTCAGTAGTTGATAATGAAGGTGCAGAGTCAAATACGGCATCAGTGACTATTACTGTACTCGCTGTAAATGATGCGCCACTGATTGAGTCAGCGCCAGTCACTTCAGCGACACAAGATGAAGCGTATAGCTATGTACTTGTTGTCAATGATGTAGACAGTGCTGATAGCTATAAATTGAGTGCTACAGAACTGCCAAGCTGGCTTGACTTTAACCCTGACACAGGTGAGCTAAGTGGTACACCAAGTAATGATGATGTGGGCACTCATGTTGTTACCTTATTAGTAACTGATGCTGAAGGATTAACTGATACACAAACCTTTGTTATCACAGTGGCCGATGTTAACGATGAAGCAACGGGTGGTATCAGTATCAGTGGTGAGGCAAAACAAGGTGAAACTTTGCGTGTTGAGTCAACCATTGAAGATGCAGATGGATTGGGTGAATTTACCTACCAATGGATGCGCAACGGGGTGTTAATTACAGGCGCAACACTGTCTGAGTATATGCTAACCGATGCTGATATCGGTGCGACGATTACTGTTGTCGTAACCTATGTTGATGGCAACGGTAATACTGAGACCTTTACATCAGGTGCTACTAGCCCAGTTATTATTGCTAACGTTGCGCCTGTGGCTAGTGGTGAGCAATTCAGTACCAATGAAGACGAGAGCATCACCTTTACACTCGGGTACTTTGATGAGAATGGTGACGAGCTGACATTCAACTTAGTCACACCTGTTAGCAATGGTACGTTAACGATGGATGCTAATCGTTTTATGTATCAACCAAATGCAGATTTTAGTGGCTCTGATAGCTTTAGTTATAGCGTCTCTGATGGTGTTTTAACCTCTGAGCTAGCAACAGTCACTATTGTAGTGAACCCAGTTAATGATGCACCTGTTGCTACACCAGATAACTTTACGGTTAATGCTGACTTAAATGAGTATGTCGTACTTGATGTGTTAGCGAATGACATTGATGTTGATGGTGATGCACTGACATTAGTTAAAGCGCTTGCAAGTGTTGGTAGTATTCGAATTGTTGATAATAAGCTTGAATATTTACCGCCTGTTGGCTTAAACGCAGATGTAACTATTACTTATCAAATTAAAGATGCAAGTGGTGAAGTGATAGATGTAACACTTATCGTTAAAGTGGTATCAACGGTGTCTGATATAACTATCACAGCACCTGAAGATAAAACGATTGCATCAGAAGGACTGTTCACTAAAGTGAATATGGGGACGGCTGTTGCATTGGATTCACTAGGTAATCCAGTGCGAGTTACGGCAAGCTCTAAAGGCTTCTTCGCATCGGGCACGCATACCGTTGTCTGGAGTGCCGGTGAAGGGAGTGACCAAGTTACAGCAACGCAATTGATCCATGTAATCCCACAAGTTAATTTCAGTAAAGATCAAACTGCAACTGAAGGAACAAGCGTCATCATTAAAGCGATTCTCAATGGTGATGCAGTAACTTACCCTGTAGTAGTGCCATTTACAGTCTCGGGGGATGCAATTATGGGAGACGACCATGACTTATCTGAAGGTGAATTTACCTTTAAGCAAGGTCAACGTGAAGCTCAATTGATAGTTAACCTTGTTGAAGATGACTTACCAGAAAACACAGAAACATTAACTGTGCATTTTCAAGAGCCTAAAAATGCAGTTGTGGGTCCGTTAGGTTCACATACACTAACAATTGCAGAGGGTAATGTTGCGCCAAGCGTAGAATTATTTGCAGCTCAGCAAGGTGTGGGTACGCGTCTTATTGATAAACAGGCCGGTGAAGTAACTATCAGTGCATTAGTGACAGATGCAAACCTCGCCGATATCCATGTATTTGACTGGCAAGTGTCTGATGAAGCAATCATTGATGCAGATGTAATTGATGACCAACTTAGTTTTGACCCAAGCATACTCGCTGAAGGTGTTTATGAATTTATGGTCACTGTTGATGATGGTGACAAGACTGGCACAGTGAAGCTTTCACTGACAGTGCTTGATTCATTACCTGAGTTATCAGCTATTGATTCAGACTTTGATGGGATCAATGATGATGAAGAGGGTTACGCCGACAGCGATAACGACGGTATTCCAGATTATCTAGATGCCAGCTCACTAGCAACTAATGTTGTTCAAGAGAAACTGGTCGAAAGCGAATTTTTCTTGATGGAGACAGAACCAGGACTTCATTTTAGCTTAGGTAACGTTGCTTTTAAAGCCTCTGGTAGCAACACCGCTATTACTGAAGACGATGCAGTGAAGTATGGACATAACGGCTTAGGTGCGAATGCTGACGATGGGTTTGACTACATCAGCGGCGTATTTGATTTCAATGTAAATGAAATTCCAGTTGCGGGTCAGTCTGTGAGCATAGTGATAGCACAGTTTAGTCCAATTCCGAGCAATGCTGTTTATCGTAAACTGATGCCTACTGGCTGGACTGAATTTGCAGTCGATAGTCGTAATAGTATTGCATCAGCACAAGGTGCTGAAGGATTCTGCCCACCACCACAGGATGCGCAGTACACACAAGGGCTTACCGAAGGTCACTGGTGTGTTCAACTTACGATTGAAGATGGTGGTCCAAATGATGCCGATGGCCAAGTTAATCGTGCAATTGAAGATCCAAGCGGTATCGCAACTTTAGATACGAATAACAGCCAACCAGTAGCTATGGATGATGTTATGACGGTGAAACGTAATATCAGTGCATACCTTGATGTTTTAGCTAATGATACAGATGCAGATGGCGATTTATTAACTCTAACATCGGCAACTGTTGATATTGGTGAAGTGAGTATTGTTAATAATGAACTGCACTTTAGTCCACAAGCTGAACATCTAGGTACAGCCACAATAAACTATGGCGTATCTGATGGTAATGGCGGCTCAGCATTTGCAGCTGTGACTGTTGAGGTTGTTGAAAACACAGCACCACAAGTGAGTGCAATTATTGATGTTACAACAGATGATCAAAACCCAATTAACATCGACATAGTAGGCAATGTTACTGATGATGATAATAATGATTTCACCATTATTTCTGCATCAGCTAATAATGGGGTGGTTGTTATCAATGATGACGGCACACTTACCTATACTCCAAATGTCGGTTTTGATGGCACTGATACAGTAACCTTTATTATCTCTGATGGTGATGGCGGAACAACCCAAGGGCAGTTTAATGTGGTTGTTAAAGCCTATAAAAAAGTGATTGTTGAGCATAAAACAAGTGGGGGAGCGCTACCTCTGAGCTTAATCTCATTGTTGTTACTGCTAGCGTTTATTAGATGCTATCAGTATCGGGCTCGCCGTTAA
- a CDS encoding outer membrane beta-barrel protein — protein sequence MKASYFSTSQNGFVLKSATVILFAGSLFCSQQSKAEQTGWFVSGQIGSASTDISTKSLKSSLNEQGTLIDSISVKDSDTGYQAAIGYKFNAIYSLQVGYVDFGERHFSFTGEVTDLDNFNSTMKQVYPESATGPQISLLASWPITKEISLTAKVGYLDWHQDYQYQADSSQLVKAKRSGNSVTYGVEASFDLFKNTQIFLSYDHAALDSTDASMLSIGARYYFD from the coding sequence TTGAAAGCTTCATACTTTTCCACTAGTCAAAATGGTTTTGTTCTTAAGTCTGCGACAGTCATTCTATTTGCTGGGTCTCTATTTTGTAGTCAACAGAGTAAAGCTGAACAAACAGGTTGGTTTGTTTCTGGGCAAATAGGCTCAGCCTCCACAGACATTAGCACAAAAAGCCTAAAATCATCACTCAATGAACAAGGGACCTTGATTGATTCTATTTCGGTTAAAGACTCGGATACGGGTTACCAAGCTGCAATCGGTTATAAATTCAATGCAATCTATTCACTGCAAGTTGGTTATGTAGATTTTGGTGAGAGACATTTTAGTTTTACTGGCGAAGTCACCGACTTAGATAACTTTAACAGCACCATGAAACAAGTTTACCCGGAATCAGCAACTGGGCCGCAAATATCACTGTTAGCGTCTTGGCCAATTACCAAAGAAATATCGCTGACAGCTAAAGTGGGGTATTTAGATTGGCACCAAGATTACCAATATCAAGCAGATTCCTCACAGTTAGTTAAAGCAAAACGCAGTGGTAACAGTGTCACCTATGGCGTTGAAGCAAGTTTTGACCTCTTTAAAAATACCCAGATTTTTCTAAGTTACGACCATGCAGCGCTGGATTCAACTGATGCTTCGATGCTCTCAATTGGCGCAAGATATTACTTCGACTAA
- a CDS encoding amidohydrolase, which translates to MKHHLAIACSLLALTACDKTPEQTTKTLPLQVSAADTIYYGGDILTMTGDEPEYVQAIATQGEKIIFVGDKNKALEHKFGKTKLVDLQGKTLMPGFVDGHSHVYGVGLQAMVANVLPSPDGDANTVEQIVNILTAAQNNPDYITFIEKTGAILGFGYDDAELDRYPTKMDLDRVSTEKPVIIIHTSGHLSVANSKALAMAGIDENTDNPDGGLIRRMANSQEPNGVLEENAHFGLLFKLMQSFDPDLQDLMLQEGQNLYTKYGYTTAQEGRTTQEAYDSMVRSSKADKFIIDVVAYADMATSSSFMDSSYNSKNYTNHFRIGGVKLNFDGSPQGKTAWLSHPYLKAPEGQEQGYAGYPTFNDEQAYQYIETAFANGWQVMTHANGDAAIEQFLNAVENANKKLGKKDRRPVLIHGQTIRQDQVNRLKELGIFPSLFPMHTFYWGDWHVNSVLGHPRADFISPTHAVRKQGLMFSTHHDAPVALPNALRVLDATVNRTTRTDQVLGPEQRVSVYTALQAMTTWPAYQHFEENSKGQLKQGMQADLIILDNNPLKIKPAELHNLQVVETISRGKTVYRIN; encoded by the coding sequence ATGAAACATCACCTCGCAATCGCTTGTTCATTACTTGCCTTAACGGCTTGTGATAAAACCCCAGAACAAACAACTAAAACGCTACCACTGCAAGTAAGTGCAGCAGATACCATTTATTATGGTGGTGATATTCTTACAATGACTGGCGATGAACCAGAGTATGTGCAAGCAATCGCAACGCAAGGAGAAAAAATCATTTTTGTGGGTGATAAAAACAAAGCGCTTGAGCATAAGTTTGGCAAAACAAAGCTAGTTGATCTACAAGGTAAAACCTTAATGCCAGGCTTTGTTGATGGCCATAGCCATGTCTATGGTGTTGGTTTGCAAGCCATGGTAGCCAATGTATTACCTAGCCCAGATGGTGATGCTAATACCGTTGAGCAAATCGTTAATATTCTCACCGCCGCACAAAATAACCCTGACTACATCACATTTATTGAAAAAACGGGTGCTATTTTAGGCTTTGGTTACGATGATGCTGAGCTTGATAGATACCCGACTAAAATGGACCTAGACCGCGTTAGCACCGAAAAGCCAGTCATTATTATTCATACCTCTGGGCACTTAAGTGTTGCAAACAGTAAAGCCTTAGCAATGGCCGGCATCGACGAAAACACAGACAATCCTGACGGTGGGCTAATTCGTCGTATGGCCAATTCACAAGAACCCAATGGGGTGCTCGAAGAAAACGCGCACTTTGGTTTACTGTTTAAACTCATGCAGTCGTTTGATCCTGACTTACAAGATTTAATGCTGCAAGAAGGGCAAAATCTCTACACAAAATACGGCTACACCACAGCACAAGAAGGACGAACAACTCAAGAAGCCTATGATTCGATGGTAAGATCATCCAAAGCGGATAAATTTATCATTGATGTGGTTGCCTATGCCGATATGGCTACCAGTAGCAGCTTTATGGACTCAAGCTATAATAGCAAAAACTACACGAATCATTTTCGTATTGGTGGTGTAAAACTTAACTTTGATGGCTCACCACAAGGGAAAACCGCTTGGTTATCTCATCCATACTTAAAAGCACCCGAAGGCCAAGAGCAAGGCTATGCAGGCTACCCTACTTTTAATGATGAACAAGCTTATCAGTATATTGAAACGGCCTTTGCCAATGGCTGGCAAGTGATGACTCATGCAAATGGTGATGCCGCCATTGAGCAATTTTTAAATGCTGTTGAAAATGCCAATAAAAAGCTTGGTAAAAAAGACCGCCGCCCTGTACTGATTCATGGTCAAACTATTCGTCAAGATCAGGTAAACCGTCTTAAAGAATTAGGCATATTTCCATCGCTCTTCCCAATGCATACCTTTTATTGGGGCGACTGGCATGTAAATTCGGTACTTGGTCACCCCCGTGCCGATTTTATTTCGCCCACTCATGCGGTTCGCAAACAAGGATTAATGTTCAGCACCCATCATGATGCGCCTGTAGCTCTGCCAAACGCACTGCGTGTATTAGATGCAACAGTGAACCGCACGACCCGAACAGATCAGGTCTTAGGCCCAGAACAACGCGTTTCTGTGTATACTGCACTACAAGCAATGACGACATGGCCTGCGTATCAACACTTTGAAGAAAACTCAAAAGGGCAATTAAAACAAGGGATGCAAGCAGATTTAATTATCCTTGATAACAACCCGTTGAAAATAAAGCCTGCAGAGCTACATAACTTGCAAGTGGTAGAAACCATCAGCCGTGGTAAAACCGTCTACAGAATAAATTAA
- a CDS encoding protein tyrosine phosphatase family protein has protein sequence MNKFIQLACAALLSFSALATQTAATKLDILNLKAQSEHVLTSGQPNQTDFAKLKQLGIVNIINLRGDNETNWSEQDLVTELGMNYYHIPVQSKADITIENATKLQALLNEHQQQTTLLHCASSNRVGALVALYNAITLEKPIDEAVEIGKQWGLKSLEGVVRSKVNEEVGQL, from the coding sequence ATGAATAAGTTTATACAATTAGCCTGTGCTGCGCTGCTGTCATTTTCAGCATTAGCAACACAAACAGCTGCTACGAAACTAGATATTTTAAATCTTAAGGCGCAGTCTGAGCATGTATTAACCTCAGGGCAGCCAAATCAAACAGATTTTGCCAAGTTAAAACAACTTGGTATTGTGAACATCATCAACCTTCGCGGTGATAACGAAACGAATTGGTCTGAGCAAGATTTAGTCACTGAGCTTGGTATGAACTATTACCATATTCCTGTGCAATCTAAAGCTGATATTACCATTGAAAATGCCACGAAGCTTCAGGCCTTACTCAATGAGCACCAACAGCAAACCACCTTACTTCACTGTGCGAGCAGCAACCGTGTTGGCGCTCTTGTAGCGTTATACAATGCCATAACCTTGGAAAAGCCAATTGATGAAGCTGTCGAGATTGGTAAGCAATGGGGCTTAAAGAGCCTTGAAGGAGTGGTAAGAAGTAAAGTAAACGAAGAAGTTGGTCAGCTATAA